A part of Chloroflexota bacterium genomic DNA contains:
- a CDS encoding UbiD family decarboxylase → MTFRSYLEKCTRDKSLTQIQKPVTKHLTAAGILKALEPQPVLFSQVSDSDFTVAGNLFCTKQSFADYLNISVQEIIPTLTHAIDNPQRPAVVEQAACQEVILNEPDLDALPILFHCEGDGGNYISSGVMIAGHPKYGQNMDFHRCMQFSKTEMAVRVVKTRHFDTFLQDLGAVDVAICVGVTPNILVAAATSVELGQDELEIANALEPFDVVKAKTSELLIPADAEFVIEGTIYRDRRHAEGPFVDLTETQDVIREEPVLEVKCITHRKNAIWHALLPGGLEHKLLMGMPREPTIFREVSKVAECLDVNINPGGCSWLHAIVKIRKRHEDDGRNALEAASRGHRSCKHIYVVDKDIDIYDPLSVEWAMATRFQADKDLVWLGRERGSSLDPSATPGTYETCKVGFDLTAPLETAGKHFNKVPFPQINLDEFID, encoded by the coding sequence ATGACATTCAGAAGCTATCTTGAAAAATGTACCCGGGATAAAAGCCTCACCCAGATTCAAAAACCTGTCACGAAGCACCTCACGGCAGCGGGGATCCTGAAAGCGCTGGAGCCCCAGCCCGTCCTATTCTCCCAGGTCAGCGATTCGGATTTTACCGTAGCGGGGAATCTCTTTTGCACCAAGCAGTCCTTCGCGGACTATCTCAATATCAGCGTGCAGGAGATCATCCCGACCCTCACCCACGCCATTGACAACCCCCAACGGCCGGCTGTGGTTGAACAAGCTGCCTGTCAGGAGGTCATCCTCAACGAACCCGATCTCGATGCCCTGCCCATCCTTTTCCACTGTGAAGGGGACGGCGGCAACTACATCAGCTCGGGAGTGATGATCGCGGGCCATCCAAAATATGGTCAAAACATGGATTTTCACCGCTGCATGCAGTTCTCCAAGACCGAGATGGCCGTGCGGGTGGTGAAAACCCGCCATTTTGACACCTTCCTGCAAGACCTCGGCGCGGTGGATGTCGCCATTTGCGTGGGCGTCACGCCCAATATCCTCGTCGCCGCCGCCACCTCTGTGGAACTCGGGCAGGATGAGCTTGAAATTGCCAATGCCCTGGAACCCTTTGATGTGGTCAAGGCCAAGACTTCGGAGCTATTGATTCCGGCGGATGCTGAATTCGTGATCGAAGGGACCATCTACCGTGACCGCCGCCACGCTGAAGGGCCTTTCGTAGACCTGACGGAAACCCAGGACGTGATCCGCGAGGAGCCTGTGCTGGAAGTGAAGTGCATCACTCACCGCAAGAACGCCATCTGGCACGCCCTGCTCCCCGGCGGGTTGGAGCATAAGCTGCTAATGGGTATGCCCCGTGAACCCACCATCTTCCGCGAGGTCAGCAAGGTCGCCGAATGCCTGGATGTGAACATCAACCCTGGCGGCTGCTCCTGGCTGCATGCAATCGTTAAAATCCGCAAACGTCACGAGGATGACGGCCGCAATGCCCTCGAAGCCGCCTCCCGCGGACACCGTTCATGCAAGCATATCTACGTTGTGGACAAAGATATCGACATCTACGATCCGCTCTCGGTTGAATGGGCCATGGCGACCCGCTTCCAGGCCGATAAGGACCTCGTTTGGCTGGGCCGCGAACGCGGTTCCTCACTGGACCCCAGCGCCACCCCCGGCACCTATGAAACCTGCAAGGTCGGTTTTGACCTGACTGCCCCGCTGGAAACAGCCGGAAAGCACTTCAATAAGGTGCCGTTCCCCCAAATCAACCTGGACGAATTCATTGATTAG
- a CDS encoding aconitase X catalytic domain-containing protein — translation MQLTSHEQALLNGDHGPAAQKAMQILATLGRIYGADRMIPVNSVQISGVSYANLGEAGLDWLAEMAAGGGRAQVFTTLNPAGMDIENYRNLGISEEFAVNQRRVLEAFESMGVVTTCSCTPYLFGNLPHFGEHIAWAESSAVCFANAVLGARTNREGGPSALAAALTGITPAYGYHLDGNRHPTVQVVVEAEIQSNPDFGALGKAIGDRLQAEPLGKVPFITGIDEATLENLKSFCASIATFGGVALFHIPGLTPEAGQFSAPQTQIRISQAVLDQARQELNTAAPDEIDFVSLGCPHLSLREIQRIAELLKGQQVKKEFWITTSRPVKGMADQMGYTAIIEAAGAKFATDTCCVVAPIKGRFTGLATDSAKACYYAEGKNRFKTRLLDFDDVIREALQ, via the coding sequence ATGCAGCTCACATCCCATGAACAAGCCCTCCTGAACGGCGATCACGGCCCAGCCGCGCAAAAAGCGATGCAAATCCTGGCGACGCTGGGTCGGATCTATGGCGCGGACCGGATGATCCCGGTAAATTCCGTGCAGATCAGCGGCGTCTCCTATGCCAACCTCGGAGAAGCTGGATTGGATTGGCTGGCGGAGATGGCAGCGGGTGGTGGGCGCGCTCAGGTCTTTACCACGCTCAACCCTGCCGGAATGGATATTGAAAATTACAGGAATCTGGGAATCTCCGAAGAGTTCGCCGTCAACCAGCGGCGGGTGTTGGAGGCTTTCGAGTCAATGGGGGTTGTGACCACCTGTTCGTGCACGCCCTACCTCTTCGGCAACCTGCCCCACTTTGGTGAGCATATCGCCTGGGCAGAGAGCAGCGCAGTTTGTTTCGCCAATGCCGTGTTGGGCGCACGCACCAACCGTGAAGGCGGACCTTCCGCCCTGGCCGCCGCGCTGACCGGCATCACCCCCGCCTATGGCTACCATCTGGATGGAAACCGGCATCCCACCGTGCAGGTGGTGGTGGAGGCCGAAATCCAGTCCAACCCCGATTTCGGTGCGCTGGGCAAAGCGATTGGCGATCGGCTCCAGGCGGAACCCCTCGGCAAAGTCCCCTTCATCACTGGCATTGATGAGGCCACCCTTGAAAACCTGAAATCCTTCTGTGCCAGTATTGCCACTTTTGGCGGCGTGGCACTTTTCCACATCCCCGGGCTGACCCCCGAAGCTGGTCAATTTTCCGCCCCTCAAACCCAAATCCGAATTTCTCAGGCCGTTCTGGACCAAGCCCGGCAGGAGTTGAACACCGCCGCACCAGACGAGATCGATTTCGTCAGTCTGGGCTGCCCGCACCTCTCCCTGCGTGAGATTCAACGGATCGCAGAGCTACTCAAAGGGCAGCAGGTCAAAAAAGAGTTCTGGATCACCACCTCACGCCCGGTCAAGGGTATGGCGGACCAGATGGGCTACACGGCTATTATTGAAGCAGCCGGGGCCAAGTTCGCCACGGACACCTGCTGCGTGGTTGCACCGATCAAAGGCCGCTTCACAGGGCTTGCGACCGATTCCGCCAAAGCCTGTTACTATGCAGAGGGCAAGAACCGTTTCAAGACCCGCCTGTTGGATTTTGATGATGTGATCCGGGAGGCACTCCAATGA
- a CDS encoding DUF126 domain-containing protein — protein MTLQGRSIFPGQVTGEALVSRMGISFYGGVDPETGIITEAGHDLAGQSIAGKVLIFPTGKGSTVGSYVLYRLKKNGHAPLAIINAECETITAVGCIIAEIPCLDQVDLTPFTSGQQVTLDAETGWVTINA, from the coding sequence ATCACTCTCCAGGGCCGTTCCATTTTCCCCGGCCAGGTGACAGGAGAAGCACTCGTCAGCCGAATGGGGATTTCCTTCTACGGCGGCGTGGACCCCGAGACCGGAATCATCACCGAAGCCGGACACGACCTGGCAGGCCAATCCATCGCCGGCAAAGTGCTGATCTTCCCCACCGGGAAAGGCTCCACCGTAGGTTCCTATGTGCTTTACCGGTTGAAAAAGAATGGTCATGCTCCGCTGGCGATCATCAACGCCGAATGTGAAACGATCACCGCAGTAGGCTGCATCATCGCTGAGATCCCCTGTCTCGACCAGGTGGACCTTACCCCCTTCACCAGCGGCCAACAAGTCACCCTGGATGCAGAAACAGGCTGGGTAACGATCAACGCCTAA
- a CDS encoding UbiX family flavin prenyltransferase, with product MERNKRIILAITGASGAIYGLRTMETLHSLGIETHLVISKMGEQVLLEETGVTAAEASRLANVTYTPTNLGAAIASGSFVTDGMIVAPCSIKTLSGIANSYAENLIQRAADVCLKEGRPLLLAVRETPLHAGHLRLMTNATQSGAIIFPPVPAFYQKTATVDDLVNATVGRMLARIGIENDLYIPWGE from the coding sequence ATGGAACGAAATAAAAGGATAATCCTCGCTATCACCGGGGCCAGCGGCGCCATCTATGGCCTGCGAACCATGGAAACCCTGCACAGCCTTGGGATTGAAACCCACCTGGTGATCAGCAAAATGGGCGAACAAGTCCTGCTGGAAGAAACCGGGGTCACAGCTGCGGAAGCCAGCCGCCTGGCAAATGTCACTTACACCCCCACCAACCTCGGTGCGGCCATTGCTTCCGGCTCCTTTGTCACGGATGGGATGATCGTTGCGCCTTGCTCGATTAAAACCCTATCGGGGATCGCCAACAGCTATGCTGAAAACCTGATCCAGCGTGCGGCGGATGTCTGCCTCAAGGAAGGCCGTCCCCTGCTCCTGGCCGTCCGGGAGACTCCCCTGCACGCCGGGCACCTGCGCCTGATGACCAATGCCACCCAGTCCGGGGCGATCATCTTCCCACCCGTCCCCGCCTTTTACCAAAAGACCGCCACCGTGGATGACCTGGTCAACGCTACCGTTGGCCGGATGCTGGCCCGAATTGGGATCGAAAACGACCTTTACATCCCCTGGGGTGAATAA
- a CDS encoding GNAT family N-acetyltransferase yields the protein MQIYPVRTKRELRAFIQFPYDLYRDDPVWVPPLRSEQWSQFDPKKNPMLDHCETELFLLKEGDQVIGRCSAFIDRLAVEHWGEPIGLFGSFECVDDEQAAHLLLGAARDWLQERGMEAMRGPWSFASQEWGLEIEGHDRRPVIMAPHNPHYYQTYFESFGLGKAMDLLAYLADMGSGYQIPERYLTLTERIRARYGVTVRPVNMDNLEADVVTIMDLSNQSISDNWGYYPVTDDEARAMTHDLKQIVNPEALLIAEDSEGKPIGFGLSLPDINVLLDGMHGRLFPFGWLKMLTGLKKLKSYRMWALGVIPEYQGKAIDTLLYQATYEALKDLPVSMEINYVLENNHRMNNALLKLGVEPLRRYRVFEMAI from the coding sequence ATGCAAATTTATCCCGTCCGAACCAAACGAGAACTGCGAGCCTTCATCCAATTCCCATACGATCTATACCGGGATGACCCGGTCTGGGTACCGCCGCTGCGCTCGGAGCAGTGGTCACAGTTTGACCCGAAGAAAAACCCCATGCTGGATCACTGCGAGACGGAGCTTTTCCTGCTGAAGGAGGGCGATCAGGTGATCGGGCGCTGTTCAGCCTTCATTGACCGGCTGGCGGTGGAGCACTGGGGTGAACCGATTGGGCTGTTTGGGTCGTTTGAGTGTGTGGATGATGAACAGGCTGCCCACTTGTTACTGGGCGCCGCCCGGGACTGGCTGCAGGAACGGGGGATGGAGGCAATGCGGGGACCGTGGAGCTTTGCATCGCAGGAGTGGGGTTTGGAGATTGAGGGGCATGACCGCCGGCCGGTGATCATGGCGCCGCATAACCCCCATTATTATCAGACCTATTTCGAGTCCTTTGGCTTGGGGAAAGCGATGGATCTGCTTGCCTATCTGGCGGATATGGGCAGCGGCTATCAGATCCCGGAACGCTATCTGACCCTCACTGAGCGAATCAGGGCGCGCTATGGCGTCACGGTGCGGCCGGTGAATATGGATAACCTTGAGGCGGATGTGGTCACGATCATGGACCTTTCCAACCAGTCGATTTCCGATAACTGGGGCTATTATCCTGTGACGGATGATGAGGCCCGGGCGATGACGCATGATCTGAAGCAGATTGTGAATCCGGAGGCGCTGCTGATCGCAGAGGATTCAGAGGGCAAGCCGATCGGGTTTGGACTGTCGCTGCCGGATATTAACGTGCTGCTGGATGGGATGCATGGCCGTTTATTCCCCTTTGGCTGGCTGAAAATGCTAACTGGGTTGAAGAAACTCAAGAGTTACCGGATGTGGGCGCTGGGCGTTATTCCGGAATATCAGGGCAAGGCGATTGACACACTGCTCTATCAGGCGACTTACGAGGCCTTGAAAGACCTGCCGGTGTCTATGGAGATCAATTACGTGCTGGAAAACAACCACCGGATGAACAATGCCCTGTTGAAGCTGGGTGTGGAACCCCTCCGGCGCTACCGGGTGTTTGAGATGGCGATTTAG
- a CDS encoding type II toxin-antitoxin system HicB family antitoxin, translating to MLQNDRYTYRVLWSEEDGEYVGLCAEFPSISWLASDQEKALIGIRQVVAEVVADLQENGEQVPEPFATKNYSGRFVVRMTPELHRQLVIEAAEAKVSLNRLANDKLSRVRC from the coding sequence ATGTTACAGAATGATCGTTATACGTATCGTGTGTTATGGTCGGAAGAAGATGGCGAATATGTGGGTTTATGTGCTGAATTTCCATCCATAAGCTGGCTGGCTTCGGATCAGGAAAAAGCGCTTATTGGCATCCGCCAAGTGGTGGCTGAGGTTGTTGCGGATTTACAGGAGAATGGGGAACAGGTCCCTGAACCTTTTGCTACGAAGAATTACAGCGGCCGTTTTGTAGTGAGGATGACACCTGAACTCCATCGACAACTTGTGATCGAAGCTGCGGAAGCAAAAGTGAGTTTGAACCGTTTGGCAAATGACAAACTCAGTAGAGTGAGATGCTAG
- the mvaD gene encoding diphosphomevalonate decarboxylase: MTEQATALAHPNIAFIKYWGLRDVTHRIPANDSLSMNIGCLSTRTTVTLDPSLPADVLVLNGQQVRGASLDRAQQFMDRIRRLAGKPSPVLIESRNNFPIGAGVASSASGFAALALAGTVAFGLDLPEPALSSLARFGSGSACRSIPGGFVEWRTDPETGDSYARSFAPADHWDLVDCIAVLSNEHKATGSEAGMRLANTSPLQEARVADAARRMRLSRQAILNRDFDSFAAITELDSNLMHAVMMTSEPPLFYWQPESLAIMQAVKAWQVEGLPVTYTLDAGPNVHVICLQEALSEVLTRLRQMPGLIEILKGFPAGPARLLPDDSQVSSQKV, from the coding sequence ATGACCGAACAGGCAACCGCCCTCGCCCACCCCAACATCGCATTCATTAAATATTGGGGCCTGCGCGATGTCACCCATCGCATCCCGGCCAATGATTCGCTCTCAATGAACATCGGCTGCCTCTCCACGCGCACCACGGTGACACTCGACCCCTCACTGCCTGCTGATGTGCTGGTGCTCAACGGCCAGCAGGTGCGTGGTGCCAGCCTGGATCGTGCGCAACAGTTCATGGACCGCATCCGTCGTTTGGCGGGCAAACCCAGCCCGGTCCTCATCGAATCAAGGAACAATTTCCCCATCGGTGCTGGGGTTGCCTCCTCTGCCTCCGGATTCGCTGCCCTGGCGCTGGCCGGGACGGTCGCTTTTGGTCTGGACCTGCCCGAACCCGCCCTCTCATCATTGGCGCGCTTCGGCTCTGGCTCAGCCTGCCGATCCATTCCCGGCGGTTTCGTGGAATGGCGCACCGACCCGGAAACGGGGGATTCCTATGCCCGCAGCTTTGCCCCCGCCGATCATTGGGACCTGGTGGATTGCATCGCCGTCCTGAGCAATGAACATAAGGCCACCGGTTCGGAAGCCGGCATGCGCCTGGCGAACACCAGCCCGCTCCAGGAGGCCCGGGTGGCCGATGCGGCCCGCCGGATGAGGCTCAGCAGGCAGGCTATCCTCAACAGGGACTTTGATTCCTTTGCTGCCATCACCGAACTGGACAGCAACCTGATGCATGCCGTGATGATGACCTCTGAACCGCCGCTCTTCTATTGGCAGCCCGAATCACTCGCCATCATGCAAGCCGTCAAAGCCTGGCAGGTTGAAGGTCTGCCCGTCACCTATACCCTCGATGCCGGCCCAAATGTGCACGTGATCTGCCTGCAGGAAGCCCTCAGCGAGGTGCTCACCCGCCTGCGCCAAATGCCCGGCCTGATCGAAATTCTCAAAGGCTTCCCCGCTGGACCCGCCCGATTATTGCCGGATGATTCGCAAGTTTCCTCCCAAAAGGTATAA
- a CDS encoding site-2 protease family protein, with translation MDVFLLILQVVVVLGVLIFFHEFGHFLASLAVGIPVDEFGFGFPPRLFKIGEWKGTEITINLIPFGAFVRPHGEEDDDVDGGMASAPAWKRFVIALAGPAMNFLIGIILLIVLYVGLGVPASDQALINDVAANSPAMAAGLQIGDLITSINDEPVGTINEVSAATLENAGTEMIITVDRDGTPLTFALIPRVNPPEGEGSMGVGLTNPRKPAPFFDAVGAAFTSTGYVVKETLLLPGRLITGAVDAASARPIGYKGIYDVYSQAVTMDEENPMITAQPLPIYTLSFIANISLALGITNLLPIPALDGGRILFTLPELLFKKRIPQEWENRVNTASFFLLLLLMVFITILDFTNPVVLP, from the coding sequence ATGGATGTCTTTCTTCTAATATTACAGGTCGTTGTCGTCCTGGGCGTGCTGATCTTCTTCCACGAATTTGGGCACTTCCTGGCCTCTTTGGCTGTCGGGATTCCGGTAGACGAATTCGGCTTCGGTTTTCCACCCCGCTTGTTCAAAATTGGTGAGTGGAAAGGCACCGAAATTACAATTAACTTGATACCCTTTGGCGCGTTTGTCCGCCCACATGGCGAGGAAGATGACGATGTTGATGGCGGCATGGCTTCGGCGCCAGCCTGGAAGCGGTTCGTGATCGCTTTGGCAGGCCCGGCCATGAACTTCCTGATCGGCATCATCCTGCTGATCGTGCTCTACGTCGGCCTCGGAGTTCCAGCCTCAGATCAGGCATTGATCAATGATGTTGCAGCCAATTCCCCCGCGATGGCAGCCGGTCTGCAAATCGGCGATCTCATCACCTCGATCAACGACGAACCTGTCGGTACCATCAACGAGGTCAGCGCGGCAACTCTTGAAAATGCCGGTACAGAAATGATCATCACCGTTGATCGGGATGGCACCCCGCTCACTTTCGCGCTGATCCCGCGGGTGAACCCACCGGAAGGCGAAGGCAGCATGGGCGTTGGCCTTACCAACCCTCGCAAACCCGCCCCCTTCTTTGATGCGGTCGGAGCTGCGTTCACCTCCACCGGCTATGTGGTCAAAGAGACTTTGCTACTGCCCGGCCGCCTGATCACCGGTGCTGTGGATGCCGCCTCAGCCCGCCCAATCGGTTATAAAGGCATTTACGATGTCTACAGCCAGGCTGTCACAATGGATGAAGAAAACCCCATGATCACTGCGCAGCCTCTGCCCATCTACACCCTTTCCTTCATTGCCAACATCTCCCTGGCGCTGGGCATCACCAACCTCTTGCCCATCCCGGCTCTGGATGGCGGTCGGATTCTTTTCACCCTGCCTGAACTGCTCTTCAAGAAACGCATCCCTCAAGAATGGGAAAACAGGGTTAACACCGCAAGCTTCTTCCTGCTATTACTCCTGATGGTGTTCATCACCATCCTGGACTTCACCAATCCAGTCGTCCTGCCCTGA
- a CDS encoding HEAT repeat domain-containing protein, whose protein sequence is MDSPNQKEFTFDEIKTALLDNASPFPTQMVYFFSDISTQNLRSLKEVWPQIWLDRRRGLLEDMENMAEADTLLFFDNVALMALDDEDPVARSTAIRLLWQSEEEKLALRLLTLLVEDPNPIVRAAAATGLGIFVYLGELEEISAETFNKVMTGLIEAHRGSDEVLVRRRALEALGYASHPDVPVFIQQAYESNDEDWLQTALFAMGRSCDQERYARMVLRMFEHPDMVVRYEAIRAAGELELTAAREVLFDLLEEGTDDDDIYFAAIWALSKIGGQGVRNLIEMNLEEAVDAEELQLLEEALENLDFTEQVNSFDLMLVDEDDPSEWVDENGDSYTPVHSHHHHSHDFDDDDDDDFDDYDADYDDDLDFEDDDDYDEEDE, encoded by the coding sequence ATGGACTCACCTAACCAGAAAGAATTCACCTTCGACGAGATCAAAACCGCCTTGCTGGATAACGCCTCCCCGTTCCCCACGCAGATGGTCTATTTCTTTTCCGACATCAGCACCCAGAACCTGCGCAGCCTTAAAGAAGTGTGGCCGCAGATCTGGCTTGATCGCCGGCGCGGGCTGTTGGAAGATATGGAAAACATGGCCGAAGCCGATACCCTGTTGTTTTTCGACAATGTCGCCCTGATGGCTCTCGATGATGAAGACCCGGTCGCCCGTTCCACTGCGATCCGCCTGCTTTGGCAATCGGAAGAGGAAAAACTGGCTCTCCGTCTGCTCACGCTTCTGGTTGAGGATCCCAACCCAATCGTTCGGGCCGCTGCTGCCACGGGGCTGGGTATATTCGTTTACCTCGGTGAACTGGAAGAAATCAGCGCAGAGACCTTTAATAAAGTTATGACCGGCCTGATCGAAGCCCACCGCGGTTCAGATGAAGTGTTGGTCCGCCGCCGAGCGCTGGAAGCCCTGGGCTATGCCAGCCACCCTGATGTCCCCGTATTCATCCAGCAGGCCTATGAGTCTAATGATGAAGATTGGCTCCAGACGGCGCTGTTTGCGATGGGCCGCTCCTGTGACCAGGAGCGTTATGCCCGGATGGTGTTGCGGATGTTTGAGCACCCCGACATGGTCGTTCGCTATGAAGCCATCCGCGCGGCAGGCGAACTTGAACTCACTGCTGCCCGTGAGGTCCTTTTCGATCTGCTGGAAGAAGGCACCGATGACGACGATATCTACTTCGCGGCAATCTGGGCGCTCTCCAAGATCGGCGGCCAGGGCGTGCGTAACCTGATCGAGATGAACCTCGAAGAAGCGGTGGATGCCGAGGAATTACAGCTTTTGGAAGAAGCCCTTGAAAACCTGGACTTCACCGAACAAGTCAATTCCTTTGACTTGATGCTCGTGGATGAAGACGACCCCAGTGAATGGGTGGATGAAAACGGCGATTCCTACACCCCCGTTCACAGCCATCACCATCACAGCCATGATTTTGACGATGATGACGACGATGACTTTGACGATTATGATGCGGATTATGACGACGACCTCGATTTTGAGGACGACGATGATTATGACGAGGAAGACGAATAA
- a CDS encoding acylphosphatase: MTETQDYHLHALITGMVQGVGFRFFVLRSAEELELAGWVRNRWDGRVEVAAEGPHDALNKLLLKLRRGPMSAQVEDVEYDFSDSKGEFKQFGVLATY; encoded by the coding sequence ATGACCGAAACTCAAGACTACCACTTGCATGCCCTGATCACCGGCATGGTCCAGGGCGTTGGCTTCCGCTTCTTCGTACTGAGAAGCGCTGAAGAACTGGAACTGGCCGGCTGGGTACGTAACCGCTGGGACGGCCGCGTGGAAGTGGCCGCTGAAGGCCCCCACGACGCGCTTAATAAATTGCTGCTCAAGCTGCGCCGCGGCCCAATGAGCGCGCAGGTGGAAGATGTGGAATATGACTTCTCAGATTCCAAAGGGGAGTTCAAGCAGTTTGGGGTGTTGGCAACGTATTAA
- the uvrB gene encoding excinuclease ABC subunit UvrB: protein MQFDLHAPYEPTGDQPEAIAELVAGLNRGLHDQVLLGATGTGKTFTIANVIQQVQLPTLVMAHNKTLAAQLYAEFKEFFPKNAVEYFVSYYDYYQPEAYVPQRDLYIEKETDINEEIDRLRLAATTALMSRKDVIIVASVSAIYGLGDPDAYRGNLIRLEVGEIYRRNALLRRLVESQYSRNDFELKPGIFRVRGDTLEILPAYDDTRAYRISFFGDEVERIIAVNPLTGEVFETLDTVDIYPAKHYITEEERMAAAIANIELELESRLSELRANEKLLEAQRLEQRTRYDLEMLREVGYCSGIENYSRHIDGRPAGSAPWTLIDFLPQDYLLVLDESHMMVPQIRGMYNGDQARKNVLVDFGFRLPSALDNRPLKFDEFVQQMGQTIYTSATPAAYELDKADQVVEQIIRPTGLIDPEVIVRPTEGQVDDLVGEINQRLEKGERILVTTLTKRMAEDLSDYLLELGLKVHYLHSEIDTLERISILRDLRLGVYDVVVGINLLREGLDLPEVSLVAILDADKQGFLRSGTALVQTIGRAARHVHGQVIMYADQITDAMRFALDETNRRREIQHAYNVEHHIEPASVVKAVRDLTDRLVHEVGGDKEEGLRGKASKLEQKELMRMIGELEKQMKAAAKELMFEQAALLRDQVYELRAMLADESDLPPWKKINLLTGGGEE, encoded by the coding sequence ATGCAATTCGATCTGCATGCACCCTATGAACCCACCGGAGACCAGCCTGAGGCGATTGCGGAATTGGTGGCAGGCCTCAATCGGGGCCTCCACGACCAGGTGCTGTTGGGCGCCACCGGTACTGGCAAGACCTTCACTATCGCGAACGTGATCCAGCAGGTCCAACTGCCAACCCTGGTGATGGCCCATAACAAGACCCTGGCCGCCCAACTTTATGCGGAGTTCAAAGAGTTTTTCCCCAAGAACGCGGTGGAATATTTCGTTTCCTATTACGACTACTATCAGCCTGAGGCGTATGTCCCCCAGCGGGACCTTTACATTGAAAAAGAAACCGACATCAATGAGGAGATCGACCGCTTGCGGCTGGCGGCTACCACGGCGCTGATGTCCCGCAAGGACGTGATCATTGTAGCGTCCGTCTCGGCGATCTATGGCCTGGGCGACCCGGATGCCTACCGAGGTAACCTGATCCGGCTGGAAGTGGGCGAAATTTACCGCCGGAACGCCCTGCTGCGGCGGCTGGTAGAAAGTCAGTATTCCCGCAATGATTTTGAACTCAAGCCCGGCATCTTCCGGGTGCGCGGCGATACGCTGGAAATCCTGCCGGCCTATGACGACACCCGCGCTTATCGGATCTCATTCTTTGGCGATGAGGTCGAACGGATCATCGCGGTCAACCCGCTGACCGGTGAGGTGTTTGAGACCTTGGATACTGTGGATATTTATCCCGCCAAGCACTATATCACCGAGGAAGAGAGGATGGCGGCGGCGATTGCCAACATCGAGCTGGAGTTGGAGAGCCGACTGAGCGAGCTGCGGGCCAATGAAAAGCTGCTGGAAGCCCAGCGGTTGGAACAGCGCACCCGTTATGACCTGGAGATGCTGCGGGAAGTGGGGTACTGCTCGGGGATTGAGAACTATTCCCGCCACATTGACGGCCGTCCGGCGGGTTCCGCCCCCTGGACGCTGATCGACTTCCTCCCGCAGGATTACCTGCTGGTGCTGGATGAGTCGCACATGATGGTGCCGCAGATCCGGGGGATGTATAACGGCGACCAGGCCCGCAAGAACGTGCTGGTGGATTTCGGCTTCAGGCTGCCTTCCGCGCTGGATAACCGCCCGTTGAAATTTGATGAATTTGTGCAGCAGATGGGGCAAACGATCTATACATCCGCCACTCCTGCCGCCTATGAATTGGATAAAGCTGACCAGGTGGTGGAGCAGATCATCCGCCCGACCGGCTTGATTGACCCTGAGGTGATCGTACGCCCAACCGAAGGTCAGGTGGATGACCTGGTGGGTGAGATCAACCAGCGGCTTGAAAAGGGTGAGCGCATCCTGGTGACCACCCTGACCAAACGGATGGCTGAGGACCTCTCGGATTACCTGCTCGAATTGGGCTTGAAAGTGCATTATCTGCACTCTGAAATTGACACCCTTGAACGGATCAGCATTTTGCGTGACCTGCGGCTGGGTGTTTATGATGTGGTCGTGGGGATCAACCTGCTGCGGGAAGGGCTGGACTTGCCCGAAGTTTCCCTGGTGGCAATTTTGGATGCGGATAAACAGGGCTTCCTGCGCTCTGGGACGGCGCTGGTGCAGACCATCGGCCGCGCGGCCCGACACGTGCATGGGCAGGTGATCATGTATGCCGACCAGATCACAGATGCGATGCGGTTTGCGCTGGATGAGACCAACCGACGCCGTGAGATCCAGCATGCTTACAATGTGGAACACCATATCGAACCGGCTAGTGTGGTCAAGGCCGTGCGCGACCTGACCGACCGGCTGGTGCATGAGGTGGGCGGCGATAAGGAAGAAGGCCTGCGCGGTAAGGCCAGCAAACTGGAGCAGAAGGAACTGATGCGGATGATTGGGGAGCTGGAAAAGCAGATGAAGGCTGCGGCCAAGGAGTTGATGTTCGAGCAGGCTGCCTTGCTGCGGGATCAGGTCTATGAGCTGCGGGCGATGCTGGCGGATGAGTCTGATTTGCCACCGTGGAAGAAGATTAATCTGCTGACGGGGGGCGGGGAAGAGTAA